One window of the Methanobacterium sp. Maddingley MBC34 genome contains the following:
- a CDS encoding nucleotidyltransferase family protein (PFAM: Nucleotidyltransferase domain) — MKNRDVDIVIALIENQEDQLNISQLSKKLNIDYKNTYNIVKKLEKENIITLKRFGKAYDCILNKKIIPVIFEAEYRRRQELLKNKNLRVLFNKLNSINIPFVALIFGSHAKKRATQYSDIDLMLIYNKNENKNINIERTISLLPLDIHSVTFSYNEFLKMARSKEFSVVEEAIKNNIILIGIEDYYRLIENVKP, encoded by the coding sequence ATGAAAAATAGAGATGTAGATATTGTTATCGCTTTGATAGAAAACCAGGAAGACCAACTGAACATCAGCCAATTATCTAAAAAACTAAATATTGACTATAAAAATACATATAACATCGTTAAAAAACTTGAAAAGGAAAATATAATCACTTTAAAACGATTTGGAAAAGCATATGATTGTATTTTAAATAAAAAAATCATTCCAGTGATATTTGAAGCAGAATATAGGAGAAGGCAAGAATTATTGAAAAATAAAAATCTTAGAGTTCTTTTTAACAAATTAAATTCAATTAATATTCCTTTTGTTGCTTTGATCTTTGGTTCTCACGCCAAAAAAAGAGCAACCCAATACTCAGATATTGACCTAATGTTAATATATAATAAAAATGAGAATAAAAATATTAATATTGAAAGAACGATCTCACTGTTACCATTGGATATTCATTCAGTAACTTTCAGTTACAATGAATTCTTAAAAATGGCCAGAAGTAAAGAATTCAGTGTTGTTGAAGAAGCTATTAAAAATAACATAATACTTATTGGAATAGAAGATTATTATAGGTTGATTGAGAATGTTAAGCCCTGA
- a CDS encoding TIGR00288 family protein (PFAM: Protein of unknown function DUF88~TIGRFAM: TIGR00288 family protein), which yields MRSFEKLTSYIPLRKSESGASKNIGLLVDGPNMLRKEFSLNLDLVREIIAEYGNMRVGKVLLNQYASDKLIEAIVNQGFTPIVVAGDTDVYMAVEAMELIYNPNIDVVALMTRDADFLPIINKAKENGKETIVIGAEPGFSAALQNSADDAIVLKAESHKKYHKDE from the coding sequence ATGCGAAGTTTTGAGAAATTAACTTCTTACATCCCGCTTAGAAAGTCAGAATCAGGGGCATCTAAAAATATAGGACTCCTGGTGGACGGCCCTAACATGCTGAGGAAGGAATTCAGCCTTAATTTAGATCTAGTACGGGAGATAATAGCAGAATATGGTAATATGCGGGTGGGTAAGGTTCTTTTGAACCAGTATGCCTCAGACAAACTCATCGAAGCCATAGTAAACCAGGGATTCACACCCATTGTGGTGGCAGGAGACACTGATGTTTACATGGCAGTTGAGGCCATGGAACTAATCTACAACCCCAATATTGATGTAGTAGCTCTCATGACCCGAGATGCTGATTTTTTACCCATCATCAATAAAGCTAAGGAAAATGGGAAAGAAACCATAGTTATTGGGGCTGAACCTGGTTTCAGTGCAGCCCTGCAAAACTCGGCTGATGATGCCATTGTCCTGAAAGCAGAAAGTCATAAAAAATATCATAAGGACGAATGA
- a CDS encoding arabinose efflux permease family protein (PFAM: Major Facilitator Superfamily~TIGRFAM: drug resistance transporter, EmrB/QacA subfamily), which yields MSSSPYKWGVVLIACMAIFIIVLDSSAMNVAISTLVVELNTSLSVIQAIIALYALIIASFMLLGSKIQDILGRKKTFMVGLIIYASGTTIATLSINAGMLLLGWAVLEGIGAALILPATTTIVGASYEGKDKVTAFGIWGGIAAVGAAVGPIVGGVFTTYLSWRLVFGSELIFVAAILIFRHYLTESKPTLKWKDLDIVGALLSIVSLILIVLGILLLTKPQYWEYVLALVVSGSILFVIFLLWERRRMKMGLEPLSDISLLKNRVFGLGNLNSVIQQIPLAGFLFIIPVFLQQVTKLNAFDTGLALLPASVTILIFSLLGAKLSSVMESKHIIMIGFVIAAAGTYILGGVFNVNTQIIDLVPGTVVFGVGIGLLLSQLTNLTMTAAGDDQETDAAGLLNCFKNLGYSLGTALIGVLLLLGIFGGLTSGIETSGVATNMSTEQIQDGLMSYVEKMQTGTPPIPPELVPYSVQIIDSSISSAMKQTFTVLSLILLLGFVTSIFLPSTKKAD from the coding sequence ATGAGCAGTAGTCCATACAAATGGGGAGTAGTTTTAATTGCCTGCATGGCAATCTTTATCATTGTTTTAGATTCATCAGCAATGAACGTGGCCATAAGCACGTTGGTTGTGGAGTTAAACACAAGTTTATCCGTTATCCAGGCCATCATTGCACTATATGCTCTGATAATTGCTTCTTTTATGCTGCTGGGGAGTAAAATCCAGGATATTCTGGGCAGGAAAAAAACATTCATGGTAGGGTTGATTATATATGCTTCAGGAACAACCATAGCCACATTAAGTATCAATGCAGGAATGCTTCTTTTGGGATGGGCTGTTCTGGAAGGTATTGGTGCTGCATTGATCTTACCTGCAACCACCACCATAGTGGGGGCCAGCTATGAAGGTAAGGATAAGGTCACTGCCTTTGGAATATGGGGAGGTATTGCAGCAGTGGGTGCTGCAGTGGGACCCATAGTGGGTGGGGTTTTCACCACTTACCTCAGCTGGAGACTGGTATTTGGATCAGAACTGATATTTGTTGCAGCCATATTAATTTTCAGGCACTACTTAACTGAATCAAAACCAACCCTCAAATGGAAAGATTTAGACATAGTAGGAGCATTACTTTCCATAGTTTCCTTGATACTGATTGTTCTGGGCATTCTACTTCTCACCAAACCCCAATACTGGGAATATGTATTGGCACTGGTGGTTTCAGGTTCAATTCTCTTTGTAATCTTTTTATTATGGGAGAGAAGAAGAATGAAGATGGGTTTGGAACCATTATCCGATATAAGCCTCCTGAAAAACCGTGTGTTTGGATTGGGAAATCTGAACTCTGTTATACAGCAGATCCCCCTGGCAGGTTTTCTTTTCATCATACCAGTATTCCTGCAGCAGGTCACCAAACTAAACGCCTTTGACACTGGTCTGGCCCTCTTACCGGCTTCGGTAACCATCCTCATCTTCTCACTCCTAGGTGCCAAATTATCATCGGTTATGGAGTCCAAACACATCATTATGATAGGATTTGTGATAGCCGCAGCAGGGACCTACATACTTGGTGGAGTGTTTAACGTGAACACCCAGATAATAGATCTGGTACCCGGTACTGTGGTTTTTGGTGTGGGTATCGGTTTACTGCTTTCCCAGTTAACAAATCTTACCATGACAGCGGCAGGGGATGACCAGGAAACCGATGCCGCTGGCCTTTTGAATTGCTTTAAAAATCTTGGTTACTCCCTGGGAACGGCCTTGATAGGGGTTTTGCTCCTCCTGGGAATATTCGGCGGGTTGACCTCAGGAATAGAAACATCAGGGGTGGCGACTAACATGTCCACTGAACAAATTCAGGATGGTCTTATGAGTTATGTGGAAAAGATGCAGACAGGTACTCCACCTATACCACCGGAACTGGTGCCTTACTCTGTCCAGATCATAGATTCATCCATAAGCTCTGCTATGAAGCAAACATTCACAGTATTATCCCTGATCTTGCTTTTAGGATTTGTTACCAGCATATTCTTACCATCGACCAAAAAAGCAGATTAA
- a CDS encoding pyridoxal phosphate enzyme, MJ0158 family (PFAM: L-seryl-tRNA selenium transferase~TIGRFAM: pyridoxal phosphate enzyme, MJ0158 family), with protein sequence MIICSSLDELKRREAALRFIAFRVNQEGRSSLYDLSGLAGGFPIKKSDLPLLETYSGPAIFELNLQKEGKKHLAGEKVAAFNRTSAALLATILALVKPGEEVVHYLPELPSHPSIPRSAKLQGALYAEFDNIEDFKLSEKTSLVVITGSTMDHQVLPLTDFEKIIQISHQQEIPVLVDDASGARIRTVIYNQPRALDMGADLVVTSTDKLMNGPRAGLMAGKASLIDKINEKAYQFGLEAQPPVVAGIVRALEDFNPRRLLESLDRKDKLHLKAMNLLEGVEKTPTGFMISAANLEKEIISNEGTENLSSRELATLMAMVLLKEHHIVTIPAVGMPGVSATIRLDLAAVDAERVDDNQIMQAFKDSLKRVKEMVNDEETCLSILYE encoded by the coding sequence ATGATTATATGTTCTTCTCTGGATGAATTAAAAAGGAGAGAAGCTGCGTTAAGATTCATTGCATTCCGGGTAAATCAGGAGGGAAGATCCAGTTTATACGATCTTTCGGGACTAGCTGGAGGATTCCCGATTAAAAAATCAGACCTCCCCCTCCTGGAAACCTATTCTGGCCCTGCTATTTTTGAATTAAACCTCCAAAAAGAGGGAAAAAAACATCTGGCTGGGGAGAAAGTTGCTGCATTCAACCGCACCAGTGCTGCCCTATTAGCCACCATCCTCGCCCTTGTAAAACCAGGTGAAGAAGTAGTGCACTACCTACCCGAATTACCTTCACACCCCTCTATCCCTCGCAGCGCGAAACTCCAGGGTGCATTGTATGCTGAATTTGATAACATCGAAGATTTCAAGCTCAGTGAGAAAACATCACTGGTTGTTATAACTGGATCCACCATGGATCACCAGGTACTTCCTTTAACTGATTTTGAGAAGATCATCCAGATCTCCCACCAGCAAGAGATTCCGGTGCTGGTTGATGATGCATCAGGAGCACGGATACGCACAGTTATCTATAATCAGCCCAGGGCACTGGATATGGGTGCAGATCTGGTTGTAACCAGCACTGACAAACTAATGAACGGCCCCCGAGCAGGATTAATGGCAGGTAAAGCTTCATTAATTGACAAGATAAATGAAAAGGCATATCAGTTTGGACTGGAAGCCCAACCACCAGTAGTTGCAGGTATAGTAAGGGCACTTGAGGATTTCAACCCCCGGAGACTCTTAGAATCTTTGGATAGAAAGGATAAACTCCATCTCAAGGCCATGAATCTGCTGGAAGGAGTGGAGAAAACACCCACAGGTTTCATGATTTCTGCAGCAAATCTTGAAAAAGAAATCATATCTAACGAGGGGACTGAAAACCTTTCTTCACGCGAGTTAGCCACTTTAATGGCTATGGTACTCTTAAAAGAACATCATATAGTTACCATCCCTGCAGTGGGAATGCCAGGAGTGTCGGCTACCATCCGCCTGGATCTTGCTGCAGTTGATGCTGAAAGAGTGGATGATAATCAAATAATGCAAGCTTTCAAGGACTCACTAAAACGAGTAAAGGAAATGGTAAATGATGAAGAAACCTGTTTGAGTATTTTATATGAATAA
- a CDS encoding PAS domain S-box (PFAM: Histidine kinase; Histidine kinase-, DNA gyrase B-, and HSP90-like ATPase~TIGRFAM: PAS domain S-box) — translation MNIPHKSREQLVNELETALEKISLLEEENLRLKNAEEALRDGEEKFRNLFNNANDAIFLHKLTDDGVSGNFVEINTIASQILGYTHEELLEMSPKDIEDLESFTGSHHMRDLAKKDKITFETALISKDGVKIPVEISAHIFTLNQDKLSLSIARDITERKKMEEKLQISLEEKEMLLREIHHRVKNNLMIISSLLNLQSRYIKDKEVLDVFKDSQNRARSMALIHDRLYQSSHLKSIDIGDYIRTLVSALFRTYATDSERINLNFNVEDVMIDINTMIPLGLIVNELLSNCLKHAFPNDRSGQIDIGFHYKHPKYRLTVTDNGVGFPENIDYKNTKSLGLRLVNILTDQIDGDIELKRGEGTQFSIEFEEKKYTYK, via the coding sequence ATGAATATTCCGCATAAATCAAGGGAACAGCTCGTTAATGAACTTGAAACGGCACTCGAGAAGATTTCCTTGTTGGAGGAAGAGAATCTAAGACTCAAAAATGCTGAGGAGGCATTGCGTGATGGTGAAGAGAAATTTCGTAACCTCTTTAACAATGCTAATGATGCGATTTTCCTGCATAAACTCACCGATGATGGAGTTTCCGGAAACTTTGTAGAGATTAATACTATTGCCAGCCAGATACTAGGTTACACCCATGAAGAACTCCTGGAAATGTCTCCTAAAGATATTGAGGATCTGGAATCATTCACTGGATCACACCATATGAGAGACCTAGCTAAAAAGGATAAAATCACCTTTGAAACCGCCCTCATATCCAAGGATGGTGTTAAAATACCGGTGGAGATAAGCGCCCATATTTTCACCTTAAACCAGGATAAGCTATCTTTATCCATTGCCCGTGATATAACTGAACGTAAGAAGATGGAGGAAAAGCTCCAAATTTCCCTTGAAGAAAAAGAGATGCTACTAAGGGAAATTCACCACAGGGTTAAGAACAATTTGATGATCATATCCAGTCTGTTAAACCTCCAGTCACGTTATATTAAAGATAAAGAAGTTCTGGATGTTTTCAAAGACAGTCAGAACCGTGCCAGGTCTATGGCACTTATTCATGATCGACTGTACCAGTCCAGCCATCTAAAAAGTATAGATATTGGGGATTACATCCGAACATTGGTCAGTGCCCTTTTCCGGACCTATGCCACAGATTCTGAACGTATAAATCTTAATTTCAATGTTGAGGACGTAATGATTGACATCAACACCATGATTCCATTGGGGCTCATTGTGAATGAACTCCTATCAAACTGCCTTAAACACGCATTTCCCAATGATAGAAGTGGTCAGATAGATATAGGCTTCCATTACAAACATCCAAAATACAGGCTAACAGTTACTGATAATGGTGTGGGGTTCCCGGAGAATATCGACTATAAAAACACCAAATCACTTGGGTTACGTTTAGTTAACATTTTAACTGATCAGATTGATGGAGACATTGAGCTTAAAAGGGGTGAAGGCACCCAATTCAGTATTGAGTTTGAAGAAAAGAAATACACATACAAATAG
- a CDS encoding RNA 3''-phosphate cyclase (PFAM: RNA 3'-terminal phosphate cyclase (RTC), insert domain; RNA 3'-terminal phosphate cyclase~TIGRFAM: RNA 3'-phosphate cyclase), giving the protein MIEIDGSFGEGGGALLRVSTALSVLTGKAFTIFNIRNSRPKPGLMPQHLNAALALAKLSNAEVTGLELGSTQMTFTPGQLRGGKLEVDVKTAGSITLILQALMIPSLFADQMVEINIKGGTDVRWAPPVDYLEHVTLPVLQSMGINVHLKLLKRGYYPRGGGILSALIEPVKKLKPLNFHDLEVDVIRGISHATRLPSHVAIRQAQAAEKKLNSAGYEVEIEIKSDDNNALGPGSGLVLWTEVKNKNIPRVGSSSLGEPGKRAEIVGRQAAEKILSFLSKGAALDKYMGDQIIPYMAITGSSSVRVSELTQHTLTNIYAAEKFIDKKFQVVGGLGEVTIITV; this is encoded by the coding sequence ATGATAGAAATTGATGGATCATTTGGGGAAGGTGGAGGGGCTCTTTTAAGAGTTTCAACTGCCCTTTCAGTTTTAACAGGAAAGGCATTCACCATTTTTAACATCAGGAACAGCCGACCAAAACCCGGACTGATGCCACAGCATTTAAACGCAGCCCTTGCCCTTGCTAAACTCTCCAATGCAGAGGTAACTGGATTAGAATTGGGTTCAACCCAGATGACTTTTACTCCGGGCCAGTTACGTGGGGGGAAACTGGAGGTGGATGTAAAAACTGCAGGTAGCATAACACTGATCCTTCAGGCCCTTATGATACCCTCTTTATTTGCAGATCAGATGGTTGAAATTAATATCAAGGGGGGGACTGATGTTAGATGGGCTCCGCCAGTTGATTATCTGGAGCATGTAACCCTCCCTGTTTTGCAGTCTATGGGTATTAACGTGCATCTGAAATTACTGAAGCGGGGATATTATCCTCGTGGTGGGGGTATTTTAAGTGCCCTAATTGAACCAGTGAAAAAACTGAAACCATTAAATTTCCATGACCTGGAAGTGGATGTTATCCGGGGAATATCCCACGCCACTCGGCTTCCTTCTCATGTGGCCATACGACAGGCCCAGGCTGCTGAGAAAAAGCTTAACAGCGCAGGTTATGAAGTTGAAATTGAGATAAAATCAGATGATAATAATGCTCTAGGTCCCGGTTCTGGGCTGGTGCTCTGGACTGAGGTTAAAAATAAAAATATACCCCGTGTGGGGTCAAGTTCCCTGGGAGAACCGGGTAAAAGGGCGGAAATAGTTGGAAGGCAAGCAGCTGAAAAAATTTTATCATTTTTATCAAAAGGAGCTGCCCTGGATAAGTATATGGGTGATCAGATCATTCCCTACATGGCCATTACAGGCTCATCATCAGTCAGGGTATCAGAACTCACTCAGCACACCCTTACCAATATTTACGCTGCCGAGAAGTTCATCGATAAAAAATTCCAGGTGGTTGGTGGTCTGGGGGAAGTAACTATCATCACCGTTTGA
- a CDS encoding PAS domain S-box (PFAM: Histidine kinase; Histidine kinase-, DNA gyrase B-, and HSP90-like ATPase; PAS fold~TIGRFAM: PAS domain S-box), whose protein sequence is MAQKDIKAGELTGAIIDSSPIPQFIINSDHKVIFWNNALEKYTGIMASEILGTDKHRSILYHKERPLMADLLVDRDLEGIQEWYGDKCRKSSYVENAFEAEDFFPDVGENGTWLYFTAAEIKDGEGNIIGVLETLEDITQRKNVELKLRHSEDEWELTFDALPDPIAIIDVNHNIRKVNRAMANGLNADSRDLIGVKCYSVVHGTSEPPSFCPHALLIQDQQPHSSEFFIDKLHGDYSVSVSPIIDDDGQLRGSIHVAHDVTQRRQMEVALKESEEKFREVFNNANDMISLNLMQEDGLPGKFLEVNQVGQERLGYSRDEFLNMSPGDIVAKDLLDKMPENAKNLQENGNANFEMIHVTKDEKRIPVEVNNHLFHLQGRDVSIAVSRDITERKKVLKALVESENKYRTLFENMLEGFAYCKMLFDKEGHPYDWIYIDVNSAFYKLTGLENIEGKKVTEAIPGIIEAQPELFGIYGRVSMTGVPKSVEIYFKPLQIWLNISVFSPAREYFVAVFENITQRKQAEIALTESEEKYRLISENSGDVIWIMDINSQKFTYVSPSVYKLRGYTAEEVLKQSLEDVLTPKSYQYILERLPLKIQAFLSGDESVKMQTFRVDQVCKDGSIVPTEAVTNIMADDAGNITGVLAVSRDITKRVEMEEEIQRSLTEKEMLLKEIHHRVKNNLMIISSLLNLQSQYIKDKEALGIFKESQSRANSMALIHERLYRSTDLKRINFGDYIRTLSNDLFHTYADGSGRINLNIDVEDVMMDINTAIPLGLILNELVSNALKHGFPDGMSGDINVDFKLIGDQYQLTVGDTGIAFPEDLDYRNTDSLGLQLVNNLTHQIDGQIDLDTSNGTEFSIQFKEAKYGKST, encoded by the coding sequence ATGGCGCAAAAAGATATTAAGGCTGGTGAATTAACTGGTGCAATAATAGATAGCTCTCCCATTCCTCAATTCATCATCAATAGTGATCACAAGGTTATTTTTTGGAATAACGCCCTGGAAAAATATACTGGAATCATGGCCAGTGAAATTCTGGGAACTGATAAACATCGTAGCATATTATACCATAAAGAAAGACCGTTAATGGCTGATTTACTGGTGGACCGTGATCTAGAGGGGATTCAGGAATGGTACGGAGATAAGTGCAGAAAATCTTCCTATGTAGAAAATGCCTTTGAAGCCGAGGATTTCTTCCCGGACGTTGGTGAAAATGGCACATGGCTCTATTTCACTGCAGCAGAAATCAAAGATGGTGAAGGGAATATTATTGGTGTTTTAGAGACACTGGAAGATATTACCCAACGTAAAAATGTGGAATTAAAACTGAGACATTCTGAAGATGAGTGGGAACTTACATTTGATGCATTGCCTGATCCAATAGCCATTATTGATGTTAATCATAACATAAGAAAAGTTAATCGAGCCATGGCCAATGGTTTAAATGCTGATTCACGTGATCTGATTGGTGTGAAATGTTATTCAGTGGTTCATGGCACTAGCGAGCCGCCCTCTTTCTGTCCCCACGCTCTGCTTATACAGGATCAACAGCCTCACAGCAGTGAATTCTTCATTGACAAACTCCACGGAGATTATAGTGTTTCAGTTTCACCCATAATCGATGATGATGGTCAGTTAAGGGGCAGCATTCACGTGGCTCATGATGTGACACAACGCCGGCAAATGGAGGTTGCTTTAAAGGAGAGTGAAGAGAAGTTCAGGGAAGTGTTCAACAATGCCAATGACATGATCAGCCTGAACCTCATGCAGGAAGACGGTCTTCCTGGCAAATTTCTGGAGGTAAACCAGGTAGGTCAGGAAAGACTGGGTTACAGTAGGGATGAATTTTTGAACATGTCTCCCGGGGACATTGTGGCCAAGGATTTACTGGATAAAATGCCTGAAAATGCAAAAAACCTCCAGGAAAATGGTAATGCTAATTTTGAAATGATCCATGTTACCAAAGATGAGAAACGAATACCAGTGGAGGTAAACAATCACCTATTCCACCTTCAGGGTCGGGATGTTTCCATTGCTGTTTCACGTGACATCACTGAACGTAAGAAGGTTTTAAAGGCATTGGTTGAAAGTGAGAATAAATACAGAACCTTATTTGAAAACATGCTAGAGGGCTTTGCCTACTGTAAAATGCTCTTTGATAAAGAAGGTCATCCTTATGACTGGATATACATTGATGTTAACAGTGCTTTTTATAAACTCACTGGTCTGGAAAACATCGAAGGAAAAAAGGTCACAGAAGCCATTCCAGGTATTATAGAGGCACAACCAGAACTATTTGGGATATATGGTCGTGTTTCCATGACCGGGGTGCCAAAATCTGTAGAGATCTATTTTAAACCCCTCCAGATCTGGCTGAACATATCGGTATTCAGCCCAGCCAGAGAATACTTTGTGGCTGTTTTTGAAAATATAACCCAACGTAAGCAAGCAGAAATTGCTTTAACTGAAAGTGAAGAGAAATACCGTCTTATTTCCGAGAATTCCGGTGATGTGATATGGATAATGGACATAAACTCCCAGAAGTTTACCTATGTAAGCCCATCAGTCTATAAATTAAGGGGATACACTGCCGAAGAAGTGTTAAAACAGTCCCTGGAGGATGTGTTAACCCCTAAATCATACCAGTACATACTGGAAAGGTTACCCTTGAAAATCCAGGCCTTTCTTTCTGGAGATGAATCTGTCAAAATGCAGACATTCCGGGTTGACCAGGTATGTAAAGATGGCAGCATAGTTCCCACAGAAGCTGTAACTAACATAATGGCAGATGATGCTGGAAATATAACTGGTGTACTTGCGGTTAGTAGAGATATCACCAAAAGGGTGGAAATGGAAGAAGAAATACAACGGTCTCTCACTGAAAAGGAAATGCTCCTTAAAGAAATCCATCACAGGGTAAAAAACAATCTGATGATCATTTCCAGTCTCCTGAACCTACAGTCGCAGTACATAAAAGATAAAGAGGCTTTAGGTATTTTTAAGGAGAGTCAAAGTCGGGCAAATTCCATGGCCTTAATACACGAAAGACTGTACCGATCCACTGATCTAAAACGGATCAATTTCGGGGACTATATCAGAACCTTATCCAACGACCTTTTCCATACCTATGCCGATGGTTCTGGTAGGATTAACCTGAATATCGATGTTGAAGACGTGATGATGGATATCAACACAGCCATTCCCCTGGGTTTGATCCTGAATGAACTGGTGTCCAATGCCCTTAAACACGGATTCCCTGATGGGATGAGTGGTGATATAAATGTTGATTTCAAATTAATCGGTGACCAGTACCAATTAACAGTCGGTGATACTGGGATAGCTTTTCCTGAAGATCTGGACTATCGTAACACTGATTCACTGGGATTACAACTTGTTAATAATTTAACTCATCAAATTGATGGTCAGATTGATCTGGATACATCCAATGGAACTGAATTCTCTATTCAATTCAAAGAAGCTAAATACGGAAAATCAACATAA